One stretch of Equus przewalskii isolate Varuska chromosome 9, EquPr2, whole genome shotgun sequence DNA includes these proteins:
- the MTRES1 gene encoding mitochondrial transcription rescue factor 1 — translation MAMASVRLAASVLRRPDAWIGLWGTLRGTPSHKACASWNRYFYFSSTKLNASDYKTLFHNILSLRLPRLLISPEYIFPFSIRLKSSKKSTKKTLQKVEDEEVSDEESEQQEMSEQEEELEDDPSVVKDYKDLEKVVQSFRYDVILKSGLDVGRNKVEDAFYKGELRLNGEKLWKKSRTVKVGDTLDLLVGEDKEGETETVMRILLKKVFEEKTESEKYRVVLRRWKKLKLPKKSTSK, via the exons ATGGCTATGGCTAGTGTCAGATTGGCCGCCAGTGTCTTAAGAAGGCCAGATGCTTGGATTGGACTCTGGGGCACACTGCGAGGGACACCTTCGCATAAAGCCTGTGCTTCCTGGAATCGATACTTCTATTTTTCTAGTACCAAGTTAAATGCATCAGATTATAAAACACTTTTCCATAACATTTTGTCACTGAGACTCCCAAGGCTTCTAATATCTCcagaatatattttcccattttccataAGACTCAAAAGCtctaaaaaatccacaaaaaagaCTTTGCAAAAAGTTGAAGATGAAGAGGTCTCTGATGAAGAGAGTGAACAGCAAGAGATGAGCGAGCAGGAAGAGGAGCTCGAGGATGACCCCAGTGTAGTTAAGGACTATAAAGACCTGGAGAAGGTAGTGCAGTCTTTTCGGTATGATGTCATCCTGAAGTCAGGCCTCGACGTTGGGAGAAA caaagtgGAAGATGCATTCTACAAAGGTGAACTCAGGCTCAACGGGGAAAAATTATGGAAGAAAAGCAGAACG GTGAAAGTGGGAGATACTCTGGATCTTCTTGTTGGAGAGGATAAAGAAGGAGAAACCGAGACAGTGATGAGGATTCTCCTGAAAAAGGTGTTTGAAGAGAAGACTGAAAGTGAGAAATACAGAGTAGTGTTACGACGGTGGAAAAAGCTAAAGTTGCCTAAAAAGAGTACATCTAAGTAA